One part of the Rhizobium rhizogenes genome encodes these proteins:
- a CDS encoding polysaccharide biosynthesis/export family protein, which translates to MNGLFAATRHPLTALVLAASVAFAAPLFAMAAEGAQYKLGTADKLRIRVAEWQPADGSIRNWDVINGDYSVGPSGALSLPFIGQLDVAGKTPSEVGEAIGAQLQSKFALRNLPSASVEIAQFRPIFLSGDVQTPGEYPYAANLTVLKAVSLAGGLRRSDAGQRFARDFINARGDAAVYDNQRARLLARQARLIAEVKGDASIAKTPEMEKISEIDALLASESALMKSRTERYTLQLKALTELRALLESEVASLQKKSETQNRQLELANEDRDRVNRLNEQGLALSQRRISAEERAAEVESTLLDIDTQSLRAKQDINKATQDEINLRNDWEAQRSKELQDTEAELEKLGLQLTTSRELMSEALAQSAEAIRFDPSGKSATIGYVVVREENGKPKELKVDENTLLQPGDVIKVSSEILMQ; encoded by the coding sequence ATGAACGGCCTTTTTGCCGCCACCCGTCATCCGCTTACCGCGCTTGTGCTTGCCGCTTCCGTCGCCTTTGCCGCGCCGCTTTTCGCCATGGCGGCAGAAGGCGCCCAATACAAGCTCGGCACCGCCGACAAGCTGCGCATCCGCGTTGCTGAATGGCAGCCTGCCGATGGCAGCATCCGCAACTGGGACGTCATAAACGGCGATTATTCGGTTGGGCCTTCCGGCGCGCTGTCGCTGCCTTTCATCGGACAGCTGGACGTGGCGGGGAAAACGCCCTCCGAGGTTGGCGAAGCGATCGGTGCGCAGCTTCAGAGCAAGTTCGCGCTTCGTAACCTGCCTTCGGCTTCCGTCGAAATCGCGCAGTTCCGGCCGATCTTCCTCAGCGGTGACGTGCAGACGCCGGGCGAATACCCCTATGCCGCCAATCTCACCGTGCTGAAGGCGGTCAGCCTTGCCGGCGGGCTCAGGCGTTCCGACGCCGGTCAGCGTTTTGCCCGCGACTTCATCAATGCGCGCGGCGATGCCGCCGTCTACGACAACCAGCGGGCCAGGCTGCTTGCCCGCCAGGCGCGGTTGATCGCCGAGGTCAAGGGTGATGCGAGCATCGCCAAGACGCCGGAGATGGAAAAGATCAGCGAGATCGATGCGCTGCTGGCCAGTGAAAGCGCGCTTATGAAATCGCGCACCGAGCGCTATACCCTGCAGCTGAAGGCGCTGACCGAACTGCGCGCGCTTCTGGAAAGCGAAGTGGCTTCGCTGCAGAAGAAGTCGGAAACCCAGAACCGCCAGCTCGAACTCGCCAATGAGGACCGCGACCGCGTGAACCGGCTGAACGAGCAGGGGCTGGCGCTGTCGCAGCGGCGTATCTCCGCGGAAGAACGGGCCGCGGAGGTGGAGTCCACGCTTCTCGACATCGATACACAGTCGCTGCGTGCCAAGCAGGACATCAACAAGGCGACGCAGGATGAAATCAACCTGCGCAATGACTGGGAAGCCCAGCGCTCCAAGGAATTGCAGGACACGGAAGCGGAACTGGAAAAGCTCGGCCTGCAGCTGACCACCAGCCGTGAACTGATGTCGGAAGCGCTGGCCCAGTCGGCCGAGGCGATCCGCTTCGATCCTTCGGGGAAATCCGCCACGATCGGCTATGTCGTGGTGCGTGAGGAAAACGGCAAGCCGAAAGAGCTAAAGGTGGATGAAAACACCCTGCTTCAGCCCGGTGATGTCATCAAGGTCTCGTCCGAAATCCTGATGCAGTGA